One window of Acipenser ruthenus chromosome 17, fAciRut3.2 maternal haplotype, whole genome shotgun sequence genomic DNA carries:
- the arl14 gene encoding ADP-ribosylation factor-like protein 14 yields MGLLSSKEKKIKHARILMMGLDAAGKSTFLYMLKFKESVATVPTIGFNVEMIETDEKFTLTLWDVGGQQEMRTYWKHYYENTEGLVFVVDSADTARLEESKKELNHILKNDHLKKVPVVLLANKQDLPGALSATEITKKFHLKKLFCDRDWYVQPCCAKTGVGLEEGLRRLALFVKSCMQSKKESVIAL; encoded by the coding sequence ATGGGGCTGCTAAGttctaaagaaaagaaaatcaaacatGCACGTATTTTGATGATGGGCCTCGATGCGGCAGGTAAATCCACCTTTCTCTACATGCTGAAATTTAAAGAATCTGTTGCTACAGTTCCGACAATTGGATTTAACGTGGAAATGATTGAAACGGACGAGAAGTTTACTCTGACATTGTGGGATGTTGGAGGGCAGCAGGAAATGAGGACATATTGGAAACATTACTATGAGAACACCGAGGGATTGGTGTTTGTGGTGGACAGCGCCGATACAGCGCGACTAGAGGAATCCAAGAAGGAACTTAATCATATCCTTAAAAATGATCACCTGAAGAAAGTTCCAGTCGTCCTGTTGGCCAACAAGCAGGATCTTCCAGGTGCCTTGAGCGCTACAGAAATCACAAAGAAGTTCCATCTAAAGAAGCTGTTTTGTGACCGAGACTGGTATGTGCAGCCCTGTTGTGCTAAAACTGGAGTTGGTCTCGAAGAAGGGTTAAGAAGATTAGCGTTGTTTGTCAAGTCATGCATGCAGTCAAAAAAAGAATCTGTAATTGCTTTGTAA
- the LOC117423398 gene encoding importin subunit alpha-3-like isoform X2, with product MRRQRNEVVVELRKNKRDEHLLKRRNVPNEDICEDSDVDGDFRVQNTSLEAIVQNATSDNQGVQLSAVQAARKLLSSDRNPPIDDLIKSGILPILVHCLDRDDNPSLQFEAAWALTNIASGTSEQTQAVVQSNAVPLFLRLLHSPHQNVCEQAVWALGNIIGDGPQCRDYVIGLGVVKPLLSFISPSIPITFLRNVTWVMVNLCRHKDPPPPMETIQEILPALCVLIHHTDVNILVDTVWALSYLTDAGNEQIQMVIDSGIVPHLVPLLSHQEVKVQTAALRAVGNIVTGTDEQTQVVLNCDALSHFPALLTHLKEKINKEAVWFLSNITAGNQQQVQAVIDANLVPMIIHLLDKGDFGTQKEAAWAISNLTISGRKDQVAYLIQQNVIPPFCNLLIVKDAQVVQVVLDGLSNILKMADEEAEAIANLIEECGGLEKIEQLQNHENEDIYKLAYEIIDQFFSSDDIDEDPSLVPEAIQGGTFGFNSSANVPTEGFQF from the exons ATGAGAAGACAGCGGAATGAAGTTGTCGTGGAACTTCGAAAG AACAAAAGAGATGAACATCtattaaaaagaagaaatgtcCCGAATGAAGATATTTGCGAAGACTCTGATGTTGATGGTGATTTCAGAGTG CAAAATACTTCATTAGAAGCAATAGTACAA AATGCTACCAGTGACAACCAGGGTGTTCAGTTAAGTGCGGTGCAGGCTGCAAG AAAGCTGTTATCAAGTGACCGTAATCCTCCAATTGATGATTTGATCAAATCTGGCATTTTGCCTATTTTGGTTCATTGTCTGGACAGAGATGATAA CCCTTCATTACAATTTGAAGCAGCCTGGGCTTTGACAAACATTGCCTCCGGAACCTCTGAACAGACGCAAGCAGTAGTTCAGTCGA ATGCTGTTCCACTCTTCTTAAGATTACTGCATTCCCCTCATCAAAATGTTTGTGAACAGGCAGTGTGGGCCCTGGGAAACATCATTG GTGATGGACCTCAGTGCAGAGATTATGTCATCGGCCTTGGAGTAGTGAAACCACTACTTTCATTCATCAGCCCATCTATCCCCATCACTTTCCTACGAAATGTGACTTGGGTAATGGTTAATCTGTGCCGTCACAAGGATCCTCCGCCACCAATGGAAACCATTCAGGAG ATTCTTCCAGCACTATGCGTCCTGATTCACCAcacagatgtaaat attttggTGGACACAGTCTGGGCTTTGTCCTACCTGACGGATGCTGGCAATGAACAGATTCAGATGGTTATAGATTCAGGAATAGTGCCACATTTGGTGCCTCTCCTCAGCCATCAAGAAGTCAAAGTCCAG acagCAGCTCTCAGAGCGGTGGGGAATATCGTGACTGGTACAGATGAGCAGACACAGGTGGTTCTTAACTGTGATGCTCTCTCCCACTTCCCAGCTCTTCTCACACATCTTAAAGAGAAGATCAATAAG GAGGCGGTATGGTTCTTGTCAAACATCACTGCAGGAAATCAGCAGCAAGTTCAAGCTGTCATTGATGCTAACCTCGTTCCAATGATCATACATCTTTTGGACAAG GGTGATTTTGGTACTCAGAAGGAAGCTGCGTGGGCTATAAGTAACCTTACTATCAGTGGAAGAAAGGATCAG GTGGCGTACCTTATCCAGCAGAATGTTATTCCACCGTTTTGCAACCTGCTTATAGTGAAGGATGCACAGGTCGTACAAGTGGTCTTGGATGGGCTCAGCAATATTTTGAAAATGGCAGATGAGGAGGCAGAGGCAATTGCTAACCTGATTGAAGAATGTGGAG GTTTGGAGAAGATTGAACAGTTGCAAAATCATGAAAATGAGGACATCTATAAACTGGCATATGAAATTATTGATCAGTTCTTCTCATCTGATGAT attgATGAAGATCCCAGCTTGGTTCCAGAGGCAATCCAGGGTGGAACCTTCGGTTTCAACTCATCGGCTAACGTACCAACAGAAGGGTTCCAGTTCTAG
- the LOC117423398 gene encoding importin subunit alpha-3-like isoform X1 encodes MADNEKLDNQRLKNFKNKGRDLETMRRQRNEVVVELRKNKRDEHLLKRRNVPNEDICEDSDVDGDFRVQNTSLEAIVQNATSDNQGVQLSAVQAARKLLSSDRNPPIDDLIKSGILPILVHCLDRDDNPSLQFEAAWALTNIASGTSEQTQAVVQSNAVPLFLRLLHSPHQNVCEQAVWALGNIIGDGPQCRDYVIGLGVVKPLLSFISPSIPITFLRNVTWVMVNLCRHKDPPPPMETIQEILPALCVLIHHTDVNILVDTVWALSYLTDAGNEQIQMVIDSGIVPHLVPLLSHQEVKVQTAALRAVGNIVTGTDEQTQVVLNCDALSHFPALLTHLKEKINKEAVWFLSNITAGNQQQVQAVIDANLVPMIIHLLDKGDFGTQKEAAWAISNLTISGRKDQVAYLIQQNVIPPFCNLLIVKDAQVVQVVLDGLSNILKMADEEAEAIANLIEECGGLEKIEQLQNHENEDIYKLAYEIIDQFFSSDDIDEDPSLVPEAIQGGTFGFNSSANVPTEGFQF; translated from the exons atgGCTGACAACGAGAAACTGGACAATCAGCGGCTGAAGAATTTCAAGAATAAGGGCCGCGATCTGGAG ACTATGAGAAGACAGCGGAATGAAGTTGTCGTGGAACTTCGAAAG AACAAAAGAGATGAACATCtattaaaaagaagaaatgtcCCGAATGAAGATATTTGCGAAGACTCTGATGTTGATGGTGATTTCAGAGTG CAAAATACTTCATTAGAAGCAATAGTACAA AATGCTACCAGTGACAACCAGGGTGTTCAGTTAAGTGCGGTGCAGGCTGCAAG AAAGCTGTTATCAAGTGACCGTAATCCTCCAATTGATGATTTGATCAAATCTGGCATTTTGCCTATTTTGGTTCATTGTCTGGACAGAGATGATAA CCCTTCATTACAATTTGAAGCAGCCTGGGCTTTGACAAACATTGCCTCCGGAACCTCTGAACAGACGCAAGCAGTAGTTCAGTCGA ATGCTGTTCCACTCTTCTTAAGATTACTGCATTCCCCTCATCAAAATGTTTGTGAACAGGCAGTGTGGGCCCTGGGAAACATCATTG GTGATGGACCTCAGTGCAGAGATTATGTCATCGGCCTTGGAGTAGTGAAACCACTACTTTCATTCATCAGCCCATCTATCCCCATCACTTTCCTACGAAATGTGACTTGGGTAATGGTTAATCTGTGCCGTCACAAGGATCCTCCGCCACCAATGGAAACCATTCAGGAG ATTCTTCCAGCACTATGCGTCCTGATTCACCAcacagatgtaaat attttggTGGACACAGTCTGGGCTTTGTCCTACCTGACGGATGCTGGCAATGAACAGATTCAGATGGTTATAGATTCAGGAATAGTGCCACATTTGGTGCCTCTCCTCAGCCATCAAGAAGTCAAAGTCCAG acagCAGCTCTCAGAGCGGTGGGGAATATCGTGACTGGTACAGATGAGCAGACACAGGTGGTTCTTAACTGTGATGCTCTCTCCCACTTCCCAGCTCTTCTCACACATCTTAAAGAGAAGATCAATAAG GAGGCGGTATGGTTCTTGTCAAACATCACTGCAGGAAATCAGCAGCAAGTTCAAGCTGTCATTGATGCTAACCTCGTTCCAATGATCATACATCTTTTGGACAAG GGTGATTTTGGTACTCAGAAGGAAGCTGCGTGGGCTATAAGTAACCTTACTATCAGTGGAAGAAAGGATCAG GTGGCGTACCTTATCCAGCAGAATGTTATTCCACCGTTTTGCAACCTGCTTATAGTGAAGGATGCACAGGTCGTACAAGTGGTCTTGGATGGGCTCAGCAATATTTTGAAAATGGCAGATGAGGAGGCAGAGGCAATTGCTAACCTGATTGAAGAATGTGGAG GTTTGGAGAAGATTGAACAGTTGCAAAATCATGAAAATGAGGACATCTATAAACTGGCATATGAAATTATTGATCAGTTCTTCTCATCTGATGAT attgATGAAGATCCCAGCTTGGTTCCAGAGGCAATCCAGGGTGGAACCTTCGGTTTCAACTCATCGGCTAACGTACCAACAGAAGGGTTCCAGTTCTAG
- the LOC117423204 gene encoding LOW QUALITY PROTEIN: tripartite motif-containing protein 59-like (The sequence of the model RefSeq protein was modified relative to this genomic sequence to represent the inferred CDS: inserted 3 bases in 2 codons; substituted 1 base at 1 genomic stop codon), whose amino-acid sequence MGNVEDLTCSVCYSLFDDSXVLPCSHTFCKGCLENVCVSVNFSIWRRLIIPLKCPNCRNLVELPPTGVDSFPVNVSXRAIVEKYQRNDQIKSPSCLEHQGQSLKVYCLRDCQLICGLCLTVGQHQGHPINNLQTVYMKERXPGRHVEQLTDKCWAEVCLLVERLEEQKVKCDNTIKHKEAVVQYFETINRILESKKQAFLAVLEKASAEVSSEFDPLIEKLKDIKEEQLDLISYSTAVEEEESPLVFLEKIHTF is encoded by the exons ATGGGTAACGTGGAAGATCTTACATGTTCAGTGTGCTACTCGCTGTTTGATGACTCCTGAGTGCTGCCGTGTTCCCACACTTTCTGCAAAGGTTGCTTGGaaaatgtttgtgtgtctgtcaaCTTCTCAATATGGAGGCGCCTAATCATTCCGCTCAAGTGTCCGAACTGCAGAAACCTTGTGGAGCTCCCTCCAACAGGAGTTGATTCCTTTCCAGTAAATGTGTC GAGGGCCATCGTAGAAAAATATCAAAGAAACGATCAAATAAAATCACCTTCATGTCTGGAACACCAAGGACAGTCATTGAAAGTCTATTGTCTGCGGGATTGTCAACTGATTTGTGGATTGTGCCTGACCGTAGGCCAGCACCAGGGGCACCCTATAAACAACCTGCAGACTGTCTACATGAAAGAGA CTCCAGGGAGGCATGTGGAGCAACTGACTGATAAATGCTGGGCTGAAGTGTGCCTTCTGGTGGAAAGGCTGGAGGAACAAAAAGTCAAATGTGACAACACAATAAAGCATAAGGAGGCTGTTGTGCAGTACTTTGAAACGATTAATCGGATTCTGGAAAGCAAGAAACAGGCTTTCCTAGCTGTACTGGAGAAGGCCAGCGCTGAAGTTTCGAGTGAGTTTGACCCACTCATTGAAAAGCTCAAAGATATCAAGGAAGAACAACTAGATCTAATTTCATATAGCACCGCTGTTGAAGAAGAGGAGTCCCCCCTGGTGTTTCTTGAGAAAATTCATACCTTTTGA